One Frankia alni ACN14a DNA window includes the following coding sequences:
- a CDS encoding GlxA family transcriptional regulator produces MFDLSIPQLVLGATFVEDRPGYEVAVCAADPGPVAVEGDGGGMGLTVSRGLDAVACADTVIVTGTGARVDADPRVLVALRAAAAAGRRIASICTGAFVLAQAGLLDGRQATTYWVQAGALSSRFPAVDVRADVLFVEDGQIVTSAGLAAGIDLCLHLVRSDYGSAVANAAARLAVAAPARAGDQNQLIPTPLPGLDGTGLARTRDWALARLDEPLTLADLAAHAHVSERTLGRRFRAQTGLSPLQWLLHKRIERARELLETTDLPMDHVARRSGLGSADSLRQHLLRRTGLTPTAYRAAFARPRDGVA; encoded by the coding sequence ATGTTCGACCTGTCCATCCCCCAGCTCGTCCTCGGCGCCACGTTCGTCGAGGACCGGCCCGGCTACGAGGTGGCCGTCTGCGCGGCCGACCCCGGGCCGGTCGCCGTCGAGGGGGACGGCGGGGGGATGGGCCTCACCGTCAGCCGGGGGCTCGACGCCGTCGCCTGCGCGGACACCGTCATCGTCACCGGCACGGGTGCCCGGGTCGACGCCGATCCGCGGGTGCTGGTGGCGCTGCGGGCGGCGGCGGCCGCCGGCCGCCGGATCGCCTCGATCTGCACCGGCGCGTTCGTCCTGGCCCAGGCCGGCCTGCTCGACGGCCGGCAGGCGACCACGTACTGGGTGCAGGCCGGGGCGTTGAGCAGCCGCTTCCCCGCCGTCGACGTCCGCGCGGACGTGCTGTTCGTCGAGGACGGCCAGATCGTGACCTCGGCCGGGCTCGCCGCGGGCATCGACCTGTGCCTGCACCTGGTGCGCAGCGACTACGGCAGCGCGGTCGCGAACGCGGCGGCCCGCCTCGCGGTGGCGGCCCCCGCGCGCGCCGGCGACCAGAACCAACTCATCCCGACCCCGCTGCCCGGCCTGGACGGGACCGGCCTGGCCCGCACCCGGGACTGGGCGCTGGCGCGCCTCGACGAGCCGCTCACCCTCGCCGACCTCGCCGCGCACGCGCACGTCAGCGAGCGGACGCTCGGGCGGCGCTTCCGCGCCCAGACGGGCCTCAGCCCGCTGCAGTGGCTGCTGCACAAGCGCATCGAGCGGGCCCGCGAGCTGCTGGAGACCACCGACCTGCCGATGGACCACGTCGCCCGGCGAAGCGGGCTGGGCTCGGCGGACTCGTTGCGCCAGCACCTGCTGCGCCGCACCGGACTCACCCCGACCGCCTACCGGGCGGCCTTCGCCCGTCCCCGCGACGGCGTTGCCTGA
- a CDS encoding anthrone oxygenase family protein: MTSRVLPTLTLITAVGAAVVGGVFFAFSAFVMTALRQLPPDQGLAAMQSVNRQAPTAALMLVMFGTAAACVVLGVASVRDPDEPGAWYRLAGAALYLFGVLLTIAYHVPHNDALARVDPTAAGADGSWLRYAGDWTAWNHVRTLLSVAGAVVLVAAVRVGDRAAAMLPVPTR; this comes from the coding sequence ATGACCTCCAGGGTTCTGCCCACGCTCACGTTGATCACCGCCGTCGGGGCGGCGGTCGTCGGCGGGGTGTTCTTCGCCTTCTCCGCCTTCGTGATGACCGCACTGCGCCAGCTGCCGCCCGACCAGGGCCTCGCCGCGATGCAGAGCGTCAACCGGCAGGCCCCGACCGCCGCCCTCATGCTGGTCATGTTCGGCACGGCCGCCGCGTGCGTCGTGCTCGGCGTCGCGTCGGTGCGTGATCCGGACGAGCCGGGGGCCTGGTACCGCCTGGCCGGGGCTGCGCTCTACCTGTTCGGGGTGCTGCTCACGATCGCCTACCACGTGCCCCACAACGACGCCCTCGCCCGGGTGGACCCGACCGCCGCCGGCGCCGACGGGTCCTGGCTGCGCTACGCGGGCGACTGGACGGCCTGGAACCACGTCCGGACGCTGCTCTCGGTCGCCGGCGCGGTCGTCCTCGTCGCCGCGGTGCGCGTCGGCGACCGCGCGGCCGCGATGCTCCCGGTGCCGACCAGGTGA
- a CDS encoding AraC family transcriptional regulator, with amino-acid sequence MDAIAGLLDGPRARGAFLLRLTMSPPWSMRIQDEAPLAIVAIVRGHAWVVPDDRPAVRLGAGDVIVIRGPEPYRVADDPATPTQIVIHPGQVCTTPSGERLDLAMKLGSRAWGNSPDGAAELVTGVYQLRTEVSRRLLTALPALAVVRAGDWDSPLVDLLAREIGRDDPGQEIVLDRLLDLLVVAVVRTWFARAEGAAPAWWRANDDPVVGPALRLVHHTPQHPWTVAELAAACGASRAAFARRFTDLVGEPPIAYLTGWRLALAADLLREPDASVGSVARRVGYGSPFALSTAFRRHFGVSPREHRAR; translated from the coding sequence ATGGACGCGATCGCCGGGTTGCTCGACGGCCCCCGGGCGCGCGGCGCCTTCCTGCTGCGCCTGACCATGAGCCCGCCCTGGTCGATGCGCATCCAGGACGAGGCGCCGCTGGCCATCGTCGCGATCGTGCGCGGGCATGCCTGGGTGGTCCCCGACGACCGGCCCGCGGTGCGCCTGGGCGCCGGGGACGTCATCGTCATCCGCGGGCCCGAGCCGTACCGGGTGGCCGACGACCCGGCGACCCCGACCCAGATCGTCATTCATCCCGGCCAGGTCTGCACCACCCCGTCGGGGGAGCGCCTGGACCTGGCCATGAAGCTCGGGTCACGCGCCTGGGGTAACAGCCCCGACGGCGCGGCCGAGCTGGTGACCGGCGTCTACCAGTTGCGCACCGAGGTCAGCCGCCGGCTGCTCACCGCGCTGCCGGCGCTCGCCGTGGTCCGGGCCGGCGACTGGGACTCCCCGCTCGTGGACCTGCTCGCCCGCGAGATCGGCCGGGACGATCCCGGCCAGGAGATCGTGCTGGACCGGTTGCTCGACCTGCTCGTCGTCGCGGTCGTGCGCACCTGGTTCGCCCGGGCCGAGGGGGCCGCCCCGGCGTGGTGGCGGGCGAACGACGACCCGGTCGTGGGCCCGGCGCTGCGCCTGGTGCACCACACGCCCCAGCACCCGTGGACGGTCGCGGAGCTGGCCGCCGCCTGCGGGGCCTCCCGGGCCGCCTTCGCCCGCCGGTTCACCGACCTCGTCGGCGAGCCCCCGATCGCCTACCTGACCGGCTGGCGCCTGGCGCTGGCCGCCGACCTGCTGCGCGAACCGGACGCCTCCGTCGGATCGGTGGCCCGCCGGGTCGGCTACGGCAGCCCCTTCGCGCTGAGCACCGCCTTCCGCCGCCACTTCGGCGTCAGCCCCCGCGAGCACCGCGCACGGTGA
- the lysS gene encoding lysine--tRNA ligase produces the protein MTRAADEAIERAQQRPGGAKVVCASGISPSGPIHLGNLREILVPHLVAEEIRSRGVPCEHILSWDDYDRLRKVPAGVPADFAEHVGRPLTAVPDPWGEFPSWAERFKAPFRDALRRLGIEVREISQTEMYRSGAYADGIARAIAAAPTIDGILGRYRTLQPSPTAAPAGSGPDGSGLDGSGPRASGAGGSGPGGRAGRGGRRAGAAPGGADDVPPADVDVAADEGAADDEGSASASAYFPFRPYCEVCGRDTTVVASFDPAAGQGDYSCSACGNHGRFDVRGPANGKLVWKVDWPMRWAFENVAFEAGGVDHSSPGSSFTVGGSIVREVFGGEPPVYLPYSFVGVRGRAKLSGSAGGAPTPADALHILEPAIVRWIYARRRPNQAITVDFGAEVLRVYDEWDALNRRVGDGAAEPAENTVVARSRGTVEGGPVDAPRTVFPFRLLSSICDITADDPTQILRILRQARGSDAAGGSGADAAGQAPFSLDDLQPRLDAARAWTREHVPAEQRTIVRTEPDRAALAGLSADETKALAILVDGLEEDWSLDGLTTLTYAVPKLLRGLPADAPATTELKQAQRAFFVLIYRLLVGRDTGPRLPTLLLAVGPERIRTLLAATAE, from the coding sequence ATGACCAGGGCCGCGGACGAAGCGATCGAGCGGGCGCAGCAGCGCCCCGGGGGCGCAAAGGTCGTCTGCGCGTCGGGGATCAGCCCGTCGGGGCCCATTCACCTCGGCAACCTGCGAGAGATCCTCGTCCCGCATCTCGTCGCCGAGGAGATCCGCTCGCGCGGAGTGCCCTGTGAGCACATCCTGTCCTGGGACGACTACGACCGGCTGCGCAAGGTGCCCGCCGGGGTGCCCGCGGACTTCGCCGAGCACGTCGGCCGGCCGCTGACGGCCGTTCCCGATCCGTGGGGCGAGTTCCCGAGCTGGGCGGAGCGGTTCAAGGCTCCGTTCCGCGACGCGTTGCGTCGCCTCGGCATCGAGGTGCGCGAGATCAGCCAGACCGAGATGTACCGCTCGGGCGCCTACGCCGACGGCATCGCCCGGGCGATCGCCGCCGCCCCCACCATCGACGGCATCCTCGGCCGTTACCGCACGCTGCAGCCGTCGCCTACCGCGGCACCCGCCGGCTCCGGCCCGGATGGTTCTGGGCTGGATGGCTCGGGGCCGAGGGCCTCCGGCGCCGGTGGTTCCGGTCCCGGCGGCCGGGCCGGGCGCGGCGGGCGGCGGGCAGGCGCGGCGCCGGGTGGGGCCGACGACGTTCCCCCGGCGGACGTCGACGTCGCCGCCGACGAGGGGGCCGCCGACGACGAGGGTTCGGCGTCGGCGTCGGCCTACTTCCCGTTCCGGCCCTACTGCGAGGTCTGCGGCCGTGACACGACGGTGGTGGCGTCCTTCGACCCGGCGGCCGGCCAGGGCGACTACTCCTGCTCCGCGTGCGGCAACCACGGCCGGTTCGACGTGCGGGGGCCGGCGAACGGCAAGCTGGTGTGGAAGGTCGACTGGCCGATGCGCTGGGCCTTCGAGAACGTCGCCTTCGAGGCCGGCGGGGTCGACCACTCCTCGCCCGGGTCGAGCTTCACCGTCGGGGGCAGCATCGTCCGCGAGGTGTTCGGCGGCGAGCCGCCGGTGTACCTGCCGTACTCCTTCGTCGGGGTCCGCGGGCGGGCCAAGCTCTCCGGTTCGGCGGGCGGCGCCCCCACCCCGGCGGACGCGCTGCACATCCTGGAGCCGGCGATCGTGCGCTGGATCTACGCCCGGCGCCGGCCGAACCAGGCCATCACCGTCGACTTCGGGGCGGAGGTGCTGCGCGTCTACGACGAGTGGGACGCGCTGAACCGGCGGGTCGGCGACGGCGCGGCCGAGCCCGCGGAGAACACCGTGGTGGCGCGCTCGCGGGGAACCGTCGAGGGCGGCCCGGTCGACGCGCCGCGCACGGTGTTCCCGTTCCGCCTGCTGTCGTCGATCTGCGACATCACCGCCGACGACCCGACCCAGATCCTGCGGATCCTGCGTCAGGCTCGCGGCAGCGACGCGGCCGGCGGGAGCGGCGCCGACGCCGCCGGGCAGGCGCCGTTCTCGCTCGACGACCTCCAGCCACGGCTGGACGCCGCCCGCGCCTGGACCCGCGAGCACGTGCCCGCGGAGCAGCGCACCATCGTGCGGACCGAGCCGGACCGGGCGGCGCTGGCCGGGCTGAGCGCCGACGAGACCAAGGCCCTCGCCATCCTCGTCGACGGCCTCGAGGAGGACTGGTCGCTGGACGGGCTCACCACGCTGACCTACGCCGTGCCCAAGCTGCTGCGCGGGCTGCCCGCCGACGCACCCGCCACCACCGAGCTCAAGCAGGCCCAGCGTGCGTTCTTCGTCCTGATCTACCGCCTGTTGGTCGGCCGCGACACCGGCCCGCGCCTGCCCACCCTGCTGCTGGCGGTCGGCCCCGAGCGCATCCGAACCCTGCTCGCCGCCACCGCCGAGTAG
- a CDS encoding glycoside hydrolase family 26 protein has product MRAGRRSRLVALSLLLVTVLLTAGLAACSGSSKPTPGPVGVHWVSGANGNYPADVNAWGAFTGRKVGLAIVFTERKDWYNMVSADWPTAAFTRDKFPGELSIAQPPFPRDGNEAACASGAYDNYWRTFGATLTKFGRADAYIRLGWEFNGDYMYWHVRNVETWKACFRRTVTALRSTAPAVQIDWNMNAHTDKLPGSGRDVWDAYPGDQYVDVVSIDSYDFFPTSVSEKSWDRQCHQRSGLCTVIQFARDHGKKFAVPEWGVVRSEGGGGDNPFYVQKMYETFAANAEHLAYEAYYNNSEAKNVRSSLYKPDLNPKSSKRYLRLFGPASPGAG; this is encoded by the coding sequence GTGAGGGCGGGACGCCGCTCGCGGCTGGTCGCGCTGTCGCTGCTGCTGGTCACAGTGCTGCTGACCGCCGGGCTCGCGGCGTGCTCCGGTTCGTCGAAACCCACTCCCGGCCCCGTCGGGGTGCACTGGGTGTCCGGCGCCAACGGCAACTATCCCGCCGACGTCAACGCCTGGGGTGCGTTCACCGGCCGCAAGGTCGGCCTCGCGATCGTCTTCACCGAACGCAAGGACTGGTACAACATGGTTTCGGCGGACTGGCCGACGGCGGCCTTCACCCGGGACAAGTTCCCGGGTGAGCTGTCGATCGCGCAGCCGCCGTTCCCCCGCGACGGCAACGAGGCGGCCTGCGCGAGCGGTGCCTACGACAACTACTGGCGGACGTTCGGCGCGACGCTGACGAAGTTCGGCCGCGCGGACGCCTACATCCGGCTCGGCTGGGAGTTCAACGGCGATTACATGTACTGGCACGTGCGCAATGTCGAGACCTGGAAGGCGTGCTTTCGCCGGACCGTGACCGCGCTGCGCTCGACCGCGCCGGCCGTGCAGATCGACTGGAACATGAACGCCCACACCGACAAGCTGCCCGGCAGCGGGCGGGACGTGTGGGACGCCTATCCCGGTGACCAGTACGTCGACGTCGTCAGCATCGACTCCTACGACTTCTTCCCCACGTCGGTCAGCGAGAAGAGCTGGGACCGGCAGTGTCACCAGCGGTCCGGACTGTGCACGGTGATCCAGTTCGCCCGTGATCACGGTAAGAAGTTCGCCGTCCCGGAGTGGGGGGTGGTCCGGTCGGAGGGCGGCGGCGGCGACAACCCCTTCTACGTCCAGAAGATGTACGAGACGTTCGCCGCCAATGCCGAACACCTCGCATACGAGGCGTACTACAACAACTCCGAGGCGAAGAACGTCCGCTCCTCGCTGTACAAGCCGGATCTGAATCCCAAGTCGTCGAAGCGTTACCTGCGGTTGTTCGGCCCCGCCTCGCCCGGCGCCGGCTGA
- a CDS encoding ABC transporter ATP-binding protein/permease: MTNAAGAAARRAPPGAHMDVAAVAATDVRIRRGAHRRGRGGHVVIHGVTFTVPRGSVTGVIGPSGGGKTTLMRAIVGVQSSVDGDLRVLGHAAGDACLRRRVGYATQAASVYGDLTVRENLRYFAALAQADDPDDPTRAPGYLDALLAHVGLTEQAPRLVDHLSGGQRSRVSLAVAMIGGTDLLVLDEPTVGADPLLRRRLWADFRQLAERGTTILVSSHVMDEAIRCDRLLLLYQGRLLAQGTPADLLAATDCGDLEEGFLRLVEAPNRPVEGGDRTGPRARPAPAIPTGSAAEAPSAATAPPTRAAPRAADHPPGVAPCPRRRAIDGLRTGATAARVLRQLGRDHRTLALVLLLPPVLLLTLRLLFHRSPDTFNRVGPALLGIFPLMTMFFVTSVAMLRERTSGTLERLLTSPVGRGDLLVGYGLAFAVLAAAQAAFATALTVGALGLTVRGSAPMLFVAAILSSFLGTALGLWMSVFARTEFEAVQLIPAALIPQFMLCGILVPRHGMLPALDAISTVMPMTYVVDAMARLSTSRHVDRWLSRDILIVTGCTLATLGLAAVTLRRRHP, from the coding sequence GTGACCAACGCGGCCGGCGCCGCCGCTCGGCGCGCCCCGCCCGGCGCGCATATGGACGTGGCGGCGGTCGCCGCGACCGACGTGCGGATCCGGCGCGGGGCCCACCGGCGCGGACGCGGAGGTCATGTAGTCATCCACGGCGTCACGTTCACCGTGCCCCGCGGCAGCGTGACCGGGGTGATCGGGCCGAGCGGCGGCGGCAAGACCACGCTGATGCGGGCGATCGTCGGGGTGCAGAGCAGCGTCGACGGGGACCTGCGCGTTCTCGGCCACGCTGCCGGCGACGCCTGCCTACGCCGGCGGGTCGGCTACGCCACCCAGGCCGCGTCGGTGTACGGCGACCTGACCGTGCGGGAGAACCTGCGCTACTTCGCCGCGCTCGCCCAGGCCGACGACCCCGACGACCCGACCCGCGCGCCCGGCTATCTCGACGCGCTGCTGGCCCACGTCGGCCTCACCGAGCAGGCGCCCCGGCTGGTCGACCACCTCTCGGGCGGCCAGCGCTCGCGGGTGTCGCTGGCCGTCGCGATGATCGGCGGCACCGACCTGCTCGTCCTCGACGAACCCACCGTCGGGGCCGACCCCCTGCTGCGCCGGCGGCTGTGGGCCGACTTCCGCCAGCTCGCCGAGCGCGGCACGACGATCCTGGTCAGCTCGCACGTGATGGACGAGGCGATCCGCTGTGACCGCCTGCTGCTGCTCTACCAGGGCAGGCTGCTGGCGCAGGGCACCCCGGCGGACCTGCTCGCCGCCACCGACTGCGGCGATCTGGAGGAGGGCTTCCTGCGCCTCGTCGAGGCGCCGAACCGGCCGGTCGAGGGCGGCGACCGGACCGGTCCGCGGGCCCGACCAGCGCCGGCCATCCCCACCGGGAGCGCCGCCGAGGCGCCGAGCGCCGCGACCGCGCCGCCGACCCGCGCCGCGCCCCGCGCGGCGGATCATCCCCCCGGCGTCGCGCCCTGCCCGCGCCGCAGGGCCATCGACGGGTTGCGTACCGGGGCCACGGCCGCGCGGGTGCTGCGCCAGCTCGGCCGCGACCACCGCACCCTCGCCCTGGTCCTGTTGCTGCCGCCGGTGCTGCTGTTGACGTTGCGCCTGCTGTTCCACCGGTCCCCCGACACCTTCAACCGAGTGGGCCCCGCGCTACTCGGGATCTTCCCACTCATGACGATGTTCTTCGTCACCTCCGTCGCGATGCTGCGCGAGCGCACGTCCGGCACCCTGGAGCGGCTGCTGACCAGCCCGGTCGGCCGCGGGGACCTGCTCGTCGGCTACGGGTTGGCGTTCGCCGTGCTCGCCGCGGCCCAGGCCGCGTTCGCCACCGCGCTGACCGTCGGCGCGCTCGGCCTGACCGTGCGGGGATCGGCCCCCATGCTTTTCGTGGCGGCCATCCTCAGCTCCTTCCTCGGCACCGCGCTCGGCCTCTGGATGAGCGTGTTCGCCCGCACCGAGTTCGAAGCCGTGCAGCTCATCCCGGCCGCGCTGATCCCGCAGTTCATGCTGTGCGGCATCCTCGTGCCGCGGCACGGCATGCTGCCGGCGCTCGACGCGATCAGCACCGTCATGCCGATGACGTACGTCGTCGACGCCATGGCCCGGCTGTCGACCTCGCGGCACGTCGACCGATGGCTGTCCCGCGACATCCTGATCGTCACCGGCTGCACGCTGGCCACCCTCGGCCTCGCCGCGGTGACCCTGCGCCGCCGGCACCCGTAG
- a CDS encoding LLM class F420-dependent oxidoreductase: MSFVGYALSCEEHGARALVEQAQAAEQAGFDGLWISDHFHPWNDAQGQAPFVWSVIGAIAQVTEHVPLTTAVTCPTVRIHPAIIAQAAATSATMLPGRFQLGVGSGEALNEHVLGDGWPATEVRLEMLEEAVAVIRELWRGGTVNHRGRHYTVDRARLYSLPAEPPPVYVSGFGPAAVRLAARIGDGYCGVAPDADLLHLFDEAGGADRPKQGSLKVCWAEDEADARKTVHALWPNSALPGELSQELPTPTHFEQASALVTEEMAAASAVCGPDVERHVRAIQEYFDAGYTEVFVTQIGSDQSGFFDFYRREILPRFR; encoded by the coding sequence ATGTCGTTCGTCGGGTACGCGCTGTCCTGCGAGGAGCACGGCGCCCGGGCGTTGGTCGAGCAGGCCCAGGCGGCCGAACAGGCCGGCTTCGACGGTCTGTGGATCTCCGACCACTTCCACCCCTGGAACGACGCGCAGGGGCAGGCACCGTTCGTCTGGTCGGTCATCGGCGCCATCGCGCAGGTCACCGAGCATGTTCCGCTGACCACCGCGGTGACCTGCCCGACCGTGCGGATCCATCCGGCGATCATCGCCCAGGCCGCGGCGACCTCCGCGACGATGCTGCCCGGCCGCTTCCAGCTCGGCGTGGGTTCCGGGGAGGCGCTCAACGAGCACGTGCTCGGCGACGGCTGGCCGGCCACCGAGGTCCGCCTGGAGATGCTGGAGGAGGCCGTCGCCGTCATCCGCGAGCTGTGGCGCGGCGGGACGGTCAACCACCGCGGCCGGCACTACACCGTCGACCGGGCGCGGCTGTACTCGCTGCCGGCCGAGCCGCCGCCGGTGTACGTCTCCGGGTTCGGCCCGGCCGCGGTCCGCCTGGCGGCGCGCATCGGCGACGGCTACTGCGGGGTCGCTCCGGACGCCGACCTGCTGCACCTGTTCGACGAGGCGGGCGGCGCCGACCGGCCCAAGCAGGGCTCGCTGAAGGTCTGCTGGGCCGAGGACGAGGCCGACGCCCGCAAGACCGTCCACGCGCTGTGGCCGAACAGCGCGCTGCCGGGCGAACTGTCCCAGGAGCTGCCCACGCCGACGCACTTCGAGCAGGCCAGCGCGCTCGTCACGGAGGAGATGGCCGCGGCGTCGGCGGTCTGCGGGCCGGACGTCGAGCGGCACGTCCGCGCGATCCAGGAGTACTTCGACGCCGGCTACACCGAGGTCTTCGTGACCCAGATCGGCTCCGACCAGTCCGGCTTCTTCGACTTCTACCGCCGCGAGATCCTCCCCCGCTTCCGCTGA
- a CDS encoding type II toxin-antitoxin system RelE family toxin — protein sequence MSRLPLSGERLPQAVAAAAYEFITSPLVQAPHRVGKRLMPPLDDRFSARRGTYRIIYRVDDAARTVAVVDIDHRRDVHHR from the coding sequence ATGTCCCGCTTGCCGTTGAGCGGCGAACGCCTGCCCCAGGCGGTTGCCGCAGCGGCCTACGAGTTCATCACCAGTCCGCTCGTGCAGGCGCCCCACCGCGTGGGGAAACGGCTGATGCCGCCGCTGGACGATCGGTTCAGCGCCCGCCGCGGCACCTATCGGATCATCTACCGCGTTGACGACGCAGCCAGGACTGTGGCGGTCGTGGACATCGACCACCGTCGCGACGTCCACCACCGCTGA
- a CDS encoding AAA family ATPase, producing MFVDRVFVPDGLAPQAEGRGRWPFTVPAVAAILDGGLALTRPVTFLVGDNGSGKSTLVEAIAEGFGLDSHGGRLGTRRGRPNPEKTPLGEVLRLDVTAAGARMLGGPRARKKGFFLRAETAFTLTENLAGVPGYWEEDTRRMSHGEGFLAILRSMFDAPGFYVLDEPEAALSFTANLHLVALLHELGTTGAQIVCATHSPILAATPGADIVEVGAHGLRRTTWDDLDLVANWRQYLNGPERYLRHLIP from the coding sequence GTGTTCGTGGACCGCGTCTTCGTGCCCGACGGGCTCGCCCCGCAGGCGGAGGGCCGGGGGCGGTGGCCGTTCACCGTGCCGGCCGTCGCCGCCATCCTCGACGGCGGGCTGGCGCTGACCCGACCGGTGACGTTTCTGGTGGGCGACAACGGGTCGGGCAAGTCGACGCTGGTGGAGGCGATCGCCGAGGGCTTCGGACTGGATTCCCACGGAGGCCGGCTCGGCACCCGCCGCGGCCGGCCGAACCCGGAGAAGACCCCGCTCGGCGAGGTGCTCCGCCTCGACGTGACCGCGGCCGGGGCCCGGATGCTCGGCGGCCCGCGCGCCCGGAAGAAGGGCTTCTTCCTGCGGGCGGAGACGGCGTTCACCCTGACCGAGAACCTCGCCGGCGTGCCCGGCTACTGGGAGGAAGACACCCGCAGGATGAGCCATGGCGAGGGTTTCCTCGCCATCCTCCGGTCGATGTTCGACGCCCCCGGGTTCTACGTCCTCGACGAGCCCGAGGCTGCCCTGTCCTTCACGGCCAACCTGCACCTGGTCGCCCTGCTGCACGAACTGGGGACGACCGGAGCGCAGATCGTCTGCGCCACCCACTCCCCGATCCTCGCCGCGACGCCCGGCGCCGACATCGTCGAGGTCGGCGCACACGGCCTGCGCAGGACCACCTGGGACGACCTCGACCTCGTCGCGAACTGGCGCCAGTACCTCAACGGCCCCGAGCGCTACCTGCGCCACCTGATCCCCTGA
- a CDS encoding phosphotransferase, protein MKAHAALARLEELRAAGRWMDSTDLDGPLARLADHADRLADGAELAPFGLCHSELHPTSLHVREDGWHLLDWARSFTGAGLLDLASWQGTQQPADPVSLRRLIWAYIRTGGAPETSRLRAGLPAEQWALGWHRLWIIVWYLEQATTWMPNPDQDAFTATVIRRHLREADTFLWTPSR, encoded by the coding sequence GTGAAGGCGCATGCCGCCCTCGCGCGGCTGGAGGAGCTGCGGGCCGCGGGACGATGGATGGACAGCACCGATCTGGACGGGCCGTTGGCACGGCTTGCCGACCATGCCGATCGGCTCGCCGACGGCGCCGAACTGGCTCCGTTCGGGCTGTGCCACAGCGAGTTACACCCGACCAGCCTGCACGTCCGCGAGGACGGATGGCACCTGCTGGACTGGGCGCGGTCCTTCACCGGCGCAGGCCTTCTCGACCTGGCCTCCTGGCAGGGAACCCAGCAGCCGGCCGATCCGGTGAGCCTGCGACGGCTGATCTGGGCCTACATCAGGACCGGCGGGGCGCCGGAGACATCCCGCCTCCGCGCGGGCCTGCCGGCGGAACAGTGGGCGCTGGGCTGGCACCGGCTGTGGATCATCGTCTGGTACCTGGAACAGGCCACCACATGGATGCCGAACCCGGACCAGGACGCCTTCACCGCCACCGTCATCCGACGGCACCTCCGCGAAGCAGACACCTTCCTGTGGACCCCGTCCCGATGA
- a CDS encoding class I SAM-dependent methyltransferase, giving the protein MNAAIWERHARARIAAGDLHRSPGPSRFVWTCSDTGDPGPALLGDIAGRRVVELGCGTGDNLAHLVDHCGARGLGIDAAPSQIRRAQARWPHLDVQVTGAARYLLTAAEPIDVCYSVFGAVGLTPALPLIALIRRRLTPGGLLAFSVRSTDRQRATPATPEACIHWHAHPPATWTRLLSRHGFVDIRVRHADSDLSPHTLIITARADPDW; this is encoded by the coding sequence ATGAACGCCGCCATCTGGGAGCGTCACGCCCGCGCCCGCATCGCGGCCGGTGACCTCCACCGGTCGCCCGGTCCTTCTCGCTTCGTCTGGACCTGCAGCGACACAGGCGACCCGGGCCCGGCGCTGCTCGGCGACATCGCCGGACGGCGCGTCGTCGAACTCGGCTGCGGCACCGGCGACAACCTCGCCCACCTCGTCGACCACTGCGGAGCCCGCGGCCTCGGCATCGACGCCGCCCCCTCCCAGATCCGCCGAGCACAGGCCCGCTGGCCACACCTCGATGTTCAGGTCACCGGCGCGGCCCGCTACCTTCTCACCGCGGCAGAACCCATCGACGTCTGCTACTCCGTCTTCGGCGCAGTCGGCCTCACCCCCGCCCTACCCCTGATCGCCCTGATCCGACGCAGGCTCACCCCCGGCGGACTGCTCGCCTTCTCCGTCCGCAGCACCGACCGGCAGCGCGCCACCCCGGCGACACCAGAGGCATGCATCCACTGGCACGCCCACCCCCCAGCGACCTGGACCCGACTGCTGAGCCGTCACGGTTTCGTGGACATCCGCGTCCGCCATGCCGACTCCGACCTGTCACCACACACGCTCATCATCACGGCGCGGGCCGACCCCGACTGGTGA